In Paenibacillus sonchi, a single genomic region encodes these proteins:
- a CDS encoding TetR/AcrR family transcriptional regulator: protein MDRRIQKSRQAIIDAFMRLMSEKEFESITINQIAEEANVNRGTVYLHFKDKYDLRDQHLEAQINQLLHKCMSEDNMVHLPSKTALLRTFEYLEQHASFYSLMLKSKGNTVFRNQMESMFRQRLSEHLDSINLDGELNRDITVQFLISAAVGVLEWWIIRSMPYPASVMVEQFWNLLNQGVGSEKSK, encoded by the coding sequence ATGGACAGGCGTATTCAAAAATCGAGGCAAGCGATTATTGATGCTTTTATGAGGCTGATGTCAGAAAAGGAATTCGAGAGCATAACGATCAATCAAATTGCTGAGGAAGCGAATGTCAATCGGGGAACGGTGTATTTGCATTTCAAAGACAAGTACGATCTGCGCGATCAACACTTGGAAGCTCAAATTAACCAGTTACTACATAAATGTATGTCTGAAGATAACATGGTTCATCTCCCTTCCAAAACCGCGCTATTACGCACGTTTGAATATTTGGAGCAGCATGCTTCTTTCTATTCCTTAATGCTGAAGAGCAAGGGAAACACGGTTTTTCGAAACCAAATGGAGTCAATGTTCCGGCAAAGACTAAGCGAGCATCTGGATTCGATCAACCTCGATGGGGAGTTGAACAGGGACATTACAGTGCAATTTTTAATTTCAGCGGCAGTAGGTGTATTGGAATGGTGGATTATCCGTTCGATGCCATATCCGGCATCGGTCATGGTTGAACAATTTTGGAATTTGCTGAACCAAGGTGTCGGATCAGAGAAATCCAAATGA
- a CDS encoding ABC transporter substrate-binding protein, whose translation MDNNIVHFLRLASALNPLSRLQEPIPVTIELLASVLCCTPRNVKFILRKLEDKGCIEWQPGRGRGHKSGMAFMRSVEEVLEEHLQELTGKGKIKQGIELIGLPEVNGPLQERLLSLLNMHMGYHSETESITGLDTLRIIRNRRMEKLDPASVYRAFESYLIEQICSTLVIYDAKNNSFLPGLAHMWEANPEHTSYIFYLRKRVRFHHGRFLTSKDVKETLLRLTDGQSPVSWHYRDIVSVELQGDHRIRIDLARPNLFFLHLFSCVHMSIVPYDVDFLHQPIGTGPYRLLDYNEKVLVLAAFDDYYAIRPLLDRVEIWYVPELGYNDRTYQLPDTEPGGTGAGEGECANLSIDYPALGCRYIMMNFRRNGRQHHPLFRQVLRMLYHPEALVRELGGNRITPADSFLPWISRRTLWNRPSFEAAEKLLRSSGYQGEEITLAYASRREEEREEAEWLQQRGARIGLNLRLAPYYNFNMGELFRQADLLLAEEVLEDDWQWGMINYFMNRSNHFYSLLQQSQRDEIEAQLQDFAGVPEAAGILLLERAESLIRDNCWVLYGSHLNKRAQLNQSLFGLHTGSFGFLDISRLWIKTGFAETAQGGSIGTGTGTGRSNSDSVE comes from the coding sequence ATGGATAACAATATCGTACATTTTCTGCGGTTGGCTTCGGCCTTGAATCCCCTTTCCAGACTCCAGGAGCCGATTCCGGTGACTATAGAGCTGCTGGCTTCGGTCCTGTGCTGCACTCCCCGTAATGTAAAATTCATTCTGCGCAAGCTGGAAGACAAAGGCTGCATAGAGTGGCAGCCGGGGCGGGGGAGAGGACATAAATCCGGGATGGCCTTTATGCGGAGCGTGGAAGAGGTATTGGAGGAGCATCTTCAAGAGCTTACCGGCAAGGGGAAAATCAAACAGGGGATCGAGCTGATTGGCTTGCCCGAGGTGAACGGTCCGCTGCAGGAGCGCCTCTTGTCGCTTTTAAATATGCATATGGGCTACCACAGTGAGACTGAATCCATTACCGGGCTGGATACGCTGCGCATCATCCGCAACCGGCGAATGGAGAAGCTGGACCCCGCTTCAGTGTATAGAGCCTTTGAATCCTACCTGATCGAACAGATCTGCAGCACGCTCGTCATCTATGATGCCAAGAACAACAGCTTTTTGCCGGGACTGGCCCATATGTGGGAGGCCAATCCGGAGCATACCAGCTATATATTCTATCTGCGTAAGAGAGTGCGTTTTCATCACGGCAGGTTTCTGACCTCCAAAGATGTGAAAGAGACGCTGCTGCGGCTGACTGACGGGCAAAGTCCGGTCTCTTGGCATTACCGGGATATTGTATCGGTCGAGCTTCAGGGGGATCACCGTATCCGCATCGATCTGGCGCGCCCCAATCTGTTCTTTCTGCATTTATTCAGCTGTGTGCACATGTCCATAGTGCCATATGATGTGGATTTCCTGCATCAGCCGATTGGTACAGGCCCTTACCGCCTATTGGATTACAACGAGAAGGTTCTGGTGCTGGCAGCTTTTGATGATTATTATGCGATACGGCCGCTGCTCGACCGGGTTGAAATCTGGTATGTGCCGGAGCTGGGCTATAATGACCGTACTTATCAGCTGCCGGACACGGAGCCGGGTGGGACCGGCGCCGGTGAGGGAGAGTGTGCCAATCTCAGCATTGACTATCCGGCACTGGGCTGCAGGTATATTATGATGAACTTTCGCCGGAATGGGCGGCAGCATCACCCGTTGTTCCGGCAGGTGCTGCGGATGCTGTACCATCCGGAAGCGCTGGTGCGTGAATTGGGGGGCAACCGGATCACACCGGCGGACAGTTTTTTGCCCTGGATAAGCCGCCGCACCCTGTGGAACCGGCCTTCCTTTGAAGCAGCGGAAAAGCTGCTGCGTTCCAGCGGCTATCAGGGAGAAGAGATCACGCTTGCCTATGCATCCAGGCGGGAAGAAGAACGGGAAGAAGCGGAGTGGCTGCAGCAGCGCGGAGCACGAATCGGTCTGAACCTCCGTCTTGCACCCTATTACAATTTTAATATGGGAGAGCTTTTTCGGCAGGCCGATCTATTGCTTGCGGAGGAGGTGCTGGAGGACGACTGGCAATGGGGGATGATTAACTATTTCATGAACCGGTCCAATCACTTTTATTCGCTGCTGCAGCAGAGCCAGCGGGACGAGATCGAAGCGCAGCTGCAGGATTTTGCCGGGGTGCCGGAGGCGGCTGGAATTCTGCTGTTGGAGCGTGCGGAATCCTTGATTCGTGACAACTGCTGGGTTCTGTACGGCTCCCATCTGAACAAAAGAGCGCAGCTCAACCAGAGCCTGTTCGGCCTGCATACCGGTTCTTTTGGTTTTCTTGATATCTCCAGGCTGTGGATCAAAACGGGATTTGCAGAGACAGCGCAAGGAGGCAGCATTGGAACCGGTACTGGAACTGGCAGGTCCAATTCCGATTCGGTAGAATAA
- a CDS encoding MDR family MFS transporter translates to MKQHLQQIHPLAWTIIIGTMFGRLVTSMSIPFLSIYLTQVLGASHSQTGITVAVSSLAGVLISFYGGYISDVFGRKIVMLVSVFGWACVFFGFSTAQHIWVFFLVNTLNGLCRAVFEPTSRALLSDITPPDHKLLVFNLRYAAVNLGVVFGPIIGLQLGSAKSTFPFVIAGVVYIAYGIVLFMQFSAHRASLPVRSEARAPKLREALAVTGRDRVFLPVLVGTVFCVLGYGHFSSTLAQYLAVDTHFSNGSQVFSYMLSLNAVTVLVVQYPIVRTASRFPPLVPLILGNICVALSLVLFGVAGGVALLMFSVVLFTIGEVLLFTMMDMLIDRIAKPEWKGTYFGTIGFNNLGNVMAPVLGGLLLDEFGATNGPAVFIPLALSTALGLPFLITAHKRLHARERAEATTASQSA, encoded by the coding sequence ATGAAACAGCATTTGCAGCAAATCCATCCCTTGGCCTGGACAATTATCATTGGCACCATGTTCGGCCGTCTGGTAACCTCGATGAGCATTCCTTTTTTATCCATTTATTTAACCCAGGTTCTTGGCGCATCACATTCACAGACCGGTATAACCGTTGCAGTCAGCTCATTGGCAGGCGTGCTGATCAGCTTCTATGGCGGGTACATTTCCGATGTCTTCGGCCGCAAAATCGTCATGCTGGTCTCTGTATTCGGCTGGGCATGTGTCTTTTTCGGCTTTTCCACAGCGCAGCACATCTGGGTCTTTTTCCTGGTGAATACGCTGAATGGCCTGTGCCGTGCCGTATTTGAACCCACTTCTCGTGCGCTGCTCTCGGATATTACCCCGCCGGATCATAAACTGCTGGTCTTCAATCTGCGGTATGCAGCAGTTAATCTGGGTGTTGTGTTTGGCCCAATCATCGGTTTGCAGCTGGGTTCGGCGAAATCCACCTTCCCGTTCGTGATCGCCGGAGTTGTATATATTGCTTACGGAATCGTACTCTTTATGCAGTTCTCGGCTCATCGCGCCAGTCTGCCTGTACGTTCGGAAGCACGTGCTCCCAAGCTGCGTGAAGCGCTGGCCGTCACCGGGCGGGACCGGGTATTTTTGCCGGTGCTGGTGGGGACTGTCTTTTGTGTGCTGGGCTATGGACATTTCAGTTCCACGCTGGCACAGTATCTGGCGGTCGACACTCATTTCTCGAATGGCAGTCAGGTTTTTTCCTACATGCTGTCGCTTAACGCAGTCACCGTACTGGTGGTCCAATACCCGATCGTCCGTACAGCCAGCAGATTTCCGCCGCTTGTTCCGTTAATTCTGGGAAATATTTGCGTGGCGCTCAGTCTGGTCCTGTTCGGAGTTGCTGGCGGGGTAGCCCTGCTGATGTTCAGTGTGGTGCTGTTCACCATCGGAGAGGTCCTGCTCTTTACCATGATGGATATGCTGATTGACCGGATTGCCAAGCCGGAATGGAAAGGCACGTATTTCGGCACGATAGGCTTCAATAATCTGGGTAACGTGATGGCCCCGGTTCTCGGAGGGCTGCTGCTTGATGAATTCGGCGCCACGAATGGTCCGGCTGTATTTATTCCGCTGGCTCTAAGCACAGCACTGGGCCTTCCCTTCCTCATTACCGCACACAAACGACTGCATGCCAGAGAACGTGCCGAAGCAACAACCGCCTCTCAAAGCGCCTGA
- a CDS encoding helix-turn-helix transcriptional regulator, with amino-acid sequence MRLHRLIAILLLIESRGKMKANELADALETSVRSIYRDVDVLAESGIPMVTTPGPGGGISLMEGYSVNLQKLHGEEVINLYLTGMGIPFDAQTESGLKLKNALLKLENTLPAAYQKDIHKAKTRFYYDNAPWWEERAELPCLEQLRSAVWRCRLLRIHYRKVNGELTSRILHPYGMIVKQGEWYLAAFCEAAEEVRTFKCERIVSVEAVDGQYTVPADFSLEEYWLRGNDVFKQNCKQDEFYPVVVRAAKDRQQGLRQYEIAEVKETEEHLEFTLNLYSYESACRQVMNLLNDAEIMQPPEIREYIKEQLVLLQKVYV; translated from the coding sequence ATGAGGCTGCATCGCTTGATTGCAATCCTTCTGCTGATTGAATCCAGAGGGAAAATGAAGGCAAATGAGCTGGCGGACGCGCTTGAAACCTCAGTTCGCTCCATATACAGAGACGTTGATGTCTTGGCAGAATCCGGGATTCCTATGGTAACAACCCCTGGGCCGGGAGGCGGGATCTCTCTAATGGAAGGTTACTCAGTCAACCTGCAGAAGCTGCACGGTGAAGAGGTGATCAATCTGTACTTGACAGGGATGGGTATCCCTTTTGATGCTCAGACCGAATCCGGGCTGAAGCTAAAAAACGCGCTGCTCAAGCTCGAAAATACTTTGCCCGCTGCCTATCAGAAGGATATTCACAAAGCCAAAACCCGGTTTTATTATGATAACGCCCCCTGGTGGGAGGAACGGGCCGAGCTTCCTTGCCTGGAGCAGCTTCGCTCAGCCGTCTGGAGATGCCGGTTGCTCCGCATTCATTACCGTAAGGTTAATGGGGAGCTGACCTCCCGCATTCTGCATCCCTATGGAATGATTGTGAAGCAGGGAGAGTGGTATTTGGCCGCTTTTTGCGAGGCAGCGGAAGAGGTTCGTACGTTCAAATGTGAGCGGATTGTATCCGTTGAAGCGGTGGATGGGCAATATACAGTCCCGGCAGATTTCTCCCTGGAGGAATATTGGCTGCGCGGGAATGATGTTTTTAAGCAAAACTGTAAGCAAGATGAGTTCTACCCTGTGGTAGTGCGGGCAGCCAAGGACCGGCAGCAGGGCTTAAGACAGTATGAGATCGCCGAAGTCAAAGAAACCGAAGAACACCTGGAGTTTACACTGAATCTGTACAGCTATGAATCGGCGTGCAGGCAGGTAATGAATCTGCTGAATGATGCGGAAATCATGCAGCCTCCTGAGATCAGGGAATATATTAAAGAGCAGCTTGTATTATTGCAAAAGGTGTATGTTTAA
- a CDS encoding Gfo/Idh/MocA family protein gives MNIGILGTGFGAYHASLLAKMEGVTRIVIFGRNEAKLDKLKEELGVEITTSIEEIISDPSLDLIDICLPSHLHSQYAIQALKAGKHVFCETPVCLSSADALAMRQAEERYGKRIMVNQFIKFDHAYTRLYESVNSGQYGKLLHVTLKRETAPLWGDLGLGKIAANLMIHELDMVTWLLGNPPISSIWGSSSKDGQALVHADFDTPQFSAEILVSSQMPEAYPFTVGYEAYFEQAKLVFHEVDYPDGKVEATLYEYGPAGKQEIVLDQGNPYEKSLRYALQGFTNGTPSIISLEHAANAAEAAFEITRKLA, from the coding sequence ATGAATATTGGCATACTGGGAACAGGCTTTGGAGCCTATCATGCAAGCCTATTGGCGAAAATGGAAGGTGTCACTCGCATCGTCATCTTTGGCAGAAATGAAGCCAAGCTGGACAAGCTGAAGGAGGAACTCGGAGTTGAAATTACAACCTCCATTGAAGAGATTATATCCGATCCCTCGCTGGATCTGATCGATATTTGCCTGCCATCTCATCTGCACAGTCAATACGCCATCCAGGCGCTGAAAGCCGGAAAACATGTATTTTGCGAAACTCCGGTTTGCCTGAGCAGTGCGGATGCATTGGCTATGCGGCAAGCAGAGGAACGTTATGGAAAGCGGATCATGGTCAATCAGTTCATCAAATTTGATCATGCCTATACCCGTTTGTATGAATCCGTAAACAGCGGACAATACGGCAAGCTGCTGCACGTAACCCTGAAAAGAGAAACCGCACCCTTATGGGGCGATCTGGGTCTGGGTAAAATTGCGGCAAACCTCATGATCCATGAACTGGACATGGTAACCTGGCTGCTTGGCAATCCTCCAATCTCCTCCATCTGGGGAAGCAGCAGCAAAGACGGCCAAGCGCTGGTCCATGCGGATTTTGACACACCACAATTTTCTGCCGAAATCCTTGTTTCCTCGCAAATGCCAGAAGCTTATCCGTTCACGGTGGGATATGAAGCCTATTTTGAACAAGCTAAGCTTGTGTTCCATGAAGTAGATTATCCGGACGGCAAAGTGGAAGCCACGTTGTACGAATATGGACCGGCCGGTAAACAGGAGATTGTACTGGATCAAGGCAATCCTTATGAAAAAAGCTTGCGCTACGCGCTCCAAGGCTTCACCAATGGCACCCCCTCCATTATTTCACTGGAGCATGCCGCAAACGCCGCTGAGGCTGCTTTTGAGATCACCCGAAAATTGGCTTGA
- a CDS encoding TOPRIM nucleotidyl transferase/hydrolase domain-containing protein, giving the protein MIVTTHSPAFIDVSRDNTTIIRVEQINGQISGTTVFRPERVKLDDEDRSLLKLMNIFDPYVAEFFFGGRCIIVEGDTEYTAFKHIMATKPGIYKDVHIIRALVKILNHFGSRYSVLHDSDTPTTLRKGKTIKNPAWAHNEKIYAAIQDRPHTSNVRLLASLGNFEKAYFGEEVGSEKPYNAIIHLQHNEQRFEKVEQLLDALLDHSKVPPEGALEWTSIAQLEEMVAAQASKELVAAGTEVTIDEVF; this is encoded by the coding sequence GTGATTGTAACAACACACTCTCCTGCTTTTATTGACGTCTCTCGCGATAACACAACCATTATTCGAGTAGAACAGATTAATGGACAAATTTCCGGAACAACGGTATTTCGTCCGGAGAGAGTCAAATTAGATGATGAAGACCGCTCCCTTTTAAAGCTTATGAACATTTTTGACCCTTATGTTGCCGAATTCTTCTTTGGGGGACGCTGCATTATCGTAGAAGGGGACACGGAATATACGGCGTTTAAGCACATCATGGCAACAAAGCCGGGAATATATAAGGATGTGCATATTATTAGAGCATTAGTCAAAATACTAAATCATTTCGGTTCTCGTTATTCTGTCCTGCATGATAGTGATACACCAACAACCCTTAGAAAAGGAAAAACGATAAAAAATCCAGCATGGGCACATAACGAAAAAATATATGCAGCGATACAGGATCGTCCGCATACTTCAAATGTTCGGCTACTAGCCTCACTGGGGAATTTTGAGAAAGCGTATTTTGGGGAGGAAGTAGGTAGTGAGAAACCCTACAATGCAATTATTCATTTGCAACACAATGAGCAACGATTCGAAAAGGTGGAACAACTGCTGGATGCTCTTCTGGATCATAGTAAAGTTCCGCCTGAAGGTGCGCTTGAATGGACAAGCATTGCTCAGTTAGAGGAGATGGTTGCTGCACAAGCCAGTAAAGAACTAGTAGCTGCAGGAACTGAAGTTACGATAGATGAGGTGTTTTGA
- a CDS encoding serine hydrolase domain-containing protein, whose amino-acid sequence MNNELLNDLVLSVKSQNLHVLNVIVRQDGNIIAKHDFKEEKPTLLYSVSKTFTSMAVGIAISEGYFKISDLVIDFFPDIQHVPINEYLKEMTIHDLLCMGTGHAECPVMKADWSNGKEWDISQLFFYEPIIFKPGTHFTYNNASTYMLSKIISSTTGSNLNEYLDEKIFRHLDIPKPKWDTCPKGISQGFSGLYLTAEQLSRFGQLILDKGIWKGKQLIPSSYIEQATSVQIKTNDFTPYFATADHHQGYGYQIWMNSYSNSYRMDGLYGQYVVMLPEKNAVITYISDEPQNMTGVLELTWDTLIEKL is encoded by the coding sequence ATGAATAATGAATTATTGAATGATTTAGTGTTGTCCGTAAAAAGTCAGAATCTTCATGTGCTGAATGTAATTGTTAGACAAGATGGTAATATAATTGCTAAACATGATTTTAAAGAAGAAAAGCCTACTCTCTTGTATTCAGTAAGTAAGACGTTTACATCAATGGCAGTCGGTATTGCTATTAGTGAAGGTTACTTTAAAATTAGTGACCTCGTTATAGATTTTTTCCCAGATATTCAACATGTACCAATAAATGAATATCTAAAAGAGATGACTATTCATGATTTGCTCTGTATGGGAACTGGACATGCAGAATGCCCAGTTATGAAGGCAGATTGGAGTAACGGTAAAGAATGGGATATTTCTCAATTGTTCTTTTATGAACCGATTATATTCAAACCAGGTACTCACTTTACATATAACAATGCTTCAACATATATGCTTTCAAAAATCATAAGCAGTACTACGGGGAGTAACCTAAATGAATATTTGGATGAAAAAATATTCAGACATTTAGATATACCGAAACCTAAATGGGATACATGTCCAAAAGGAATTTCTCAAGGATTTTCAGGGCTATATTTAACAGCGGAGCAATTATCAAGATTTGGTCAATTGATTCTTGATAAAGGAATTTGGAAGGGTAAGCAACTTATTCCTTCAAGTTATATTGAACAAGCAACATCTGTCCAAATAAAAACCAATGATTTTACCCCGTATTTTGCTACGGCAGACCATCATCAAGGTTACGGTTATCAAATATGGATGAACTCATATTCTAATTCATATCGTATGGATGGTTTATATGGTCAATATGTTGTAATGCTACCAGAGAAGAATGCAGTTATAACATATATTTCAGATGAACCACAAAATATGACAGGGGTTCTTGAACTTACATGGGATACTTTAATAGAGAAACTATAA
- a CDS encoding tyrosine-type recombinase/integrase: MHLNAIFRFFAEQGYIADNPVGSIKKPARARRAPKWLTRNEQNALLREVRNLAGKRENAIVLTFLRLGLRVHELCDLQITDLTLSDRKGTAYIRGKGDKDRELPINSELRAVLQNYLKERDSSSPYLFVSRRSEKCSERGIQHMIEKYRQRTQIPHLTCHALRHTFGHDLATAKPPVPLDRVAMLMGHYKEDGTPNIEMTMIYTTPGVEDLEAAVESISWT; encoded by the coding sequence GTGCACCTCAACGCCATCTTTCGTTTTTTTGCCGAACAAGGATACATCGCTGACAATCCGGTTGGATCGATCAAAAAGCCAGCAAGAGCTCGCCGTGCTCCAAAGTGGCTTACCCGCAATGAGCAGAATGCGCTGCTGCGGGAAGTTCGGAACCTGGCGGGGAAACGGGAGAATGCGATTGTGCTGACCTTTCTTCGCTTAGGGCTCCGCGTGCATGAGCTTTGTGATCTGCAAATTACTGATCTCACGTTAAGCGACAGGAAGGGAACAGCCTACATCCGGGGGAAGGGGGATAAGGATCGGGAGCTGCCCATAAACTCTGAACTGCGGGCTGTGCTGCAGAACTACCTAAAAGAGAGGGATTCCTCCAGCCCGTACCTTTTCGTGTCAAGAAGATCCGAAAAATGTTCGGAACGCGGAATACAGCATATGATCGAAAAATATCGGCAGCGGACTCAAATCCCTCACCTGACCTGTCATGCCTTAAGACACACCTTTGGGCATGACCTGGCAACTGCGAAACCGCCGGTTCCCCTTGATCGAGTGGCCATGCTCATGGGCCATTACAAGGAAGATGGCACACCGAATATCGAAATGACTATGATTTATACGACTCCTGGTGTTGAGGATCTGGAAGCAGCTGTCGAGTCGATCAGCTGGACTTAA
- a CDS encoding SH3 domain-containing protein, with the protein MVKHRGIWSKCLVALVVLIVVYDVKTSGLNVRSGPGTSYPIIAQVSMGTDLVNYTPNGGGTPPISADNQEWLRNYYPNPSIGYYANAALGWSAYYNTVGPTVFNYSDAYVAKTSRVTIMYSSSCTNLSGAIKGFSANYYLQNFDPELKADTCNPNAWRLRDYQGNMESGYVNGWDLKAE; encoded by the coding sequence GTGGTAAAACACAGAGGAATCTGGAGCAAATGTTTAGTTGCTTTAGTTGTCTTGATTGTTGTGTATGATGTTAAAACGTCTGGACTCAATGTACGAAGTGGTCCTGGAACATCTTATCCAATCATTGCTCAGGTAAGCATGGGAACTGATCTTGTTAATTATACTCCTAACGGAGGTGGTACTCCGCCGATCTCCGCAGATAATCAAGAATGGTTAAGAAATTACTATCCTAATCCAAGTATTGGGTATTACGCGAATGCTGCTCTCGGTTGGTCTGCTTATTATAATACAGTAGGACCAACAGTGTTCAATTACAGTGACGCATATGTTGCCAAAACCAGCCGAGTTACCATCATGTACAGCTCTTCATGTACCAATTTATCTGGAGCTATTAAGGGGTTCAGCGCTAATTATTATTTGCAAAACTTTGATCCAGAATTAAAGGCTGATACGTGTAATCCAAATGCATGGAGATTGAGAGATTACCAAGGCAATATGGAGTCAGGCTATGTTAATGGATGGGATTTGAAAGCCGAATAA